The Geoalkalibacter subterraneus genome contains the following window.
AGGACCTTTGTCCGGCTCCGGCCGATCCAGTGGCCAGTTGAACAATGAAGACAAGTTGGCCATCATCATCGAGACCGCCCCGTTGGGCGAGTTTGAACTGGGTCAATACTGCCGGCGCAAAGGGCTTTACCCTGAGCAGATCGCTGGCTGGAAAAGAACGTTTATCCAGAACGAATCGACCGCGACCAGTAAAGCCGAGCGCAAGCAGTTCCGCCAGCAGAGCAGGACCATCAAGGCGCTTCAAAGTGAGCTCAGCCGCAAGGAGAAGGCCCTTGCCGAAGCGGCAGCCCTGCTGGTGCTCGAAAAAAAGCTTCAGGCGCTTTTGGAGGATCGCGAGGACGAAAAATCGACCTCCAGGAGCGCCAAAAAGTGATCACGCTGATCGAGCAAGCCTGCACCGCCGGGGCACGCCTGGAGAAAGCCTGTAAAGTTGTCGGGCTCTCGCCGCGCACCGTCCAGCGCTACCGCCAGGAGGGTCAAATCAAGGCCGATGGACGCAAAGCCGCAGCGGTTGACAGAGTCCCGGCAAACAGGCTAAGCGAGATGGAACGCGCCGAAATTCTGGCCACCGCCAACCAGCCTCAATATGCCCATCTTCCGCCGGGCCAGATCGTGCCGGACTTGGCGGACAAAGGGTGTTACCTGGCCTCGGAGTCGAGTTTCTACCGCGTCTTGCGCAGCGAGGAGCAACTGACCCCTCGCGGCCGGGCCAAGACGCCAACACATAAGCGGCCCGAGCCCTTGCAGGCCACCGCCCCTAACCAACTCTGGAGTTGGGATATTACCTATCTTCCCACGACGGTCCGGGGCCTGTTTTTCTACCTCTACCTGTTTATCGACCTTTACAGCCGTAAAATCGTGGGCTGGGAGGTGTATGCCGAAGAATCGGCCGAACATGCTTCCAGCATCTTTCGCAAAACGTACCTGCGCGAAGGTATTGCCGGACAGGACTTAACGCTGCACTCGGATAACGGCTCGCCGATGAAAGGGGCCACCATGCTGGGGACTCTGCATAAACTCGGTGTGGCCACCTCTTTCAGCCGCCCCTCGGTCAGCAACGACAATGCCTATTCCGAGGCGATGTTCCGGACCATGAAATATCACCCCGGATACCCGGATAAGCCCTTTGATGACTTGGAAGAGGCCCGCCGTTGGGTGGCAGGCTTCGCACATTGGTACAACGAAAAACATCGACACAGTGCCCTGAAATTCGTCACCCCGGCCCAGCGGCACCGCGGCGAAGATCAAGAGCTGTTGCGCCAAAGAGCCGAACTTTACGAAGCGGCCAAAGCAAGGCGACCAGAACGATGGTCAGGCAACAGCCGCGATTGGACTCGGCCAGAGGTCGTTTCGCTGAATCCGCAAAAATCGACGCAGATGCAGGCAGCTGATAAAATTAAGGTTGCTTAAAAATGCGACATCTTCCTTGACAACGCCCGCTACTGTATGGGCATCGGCACTTGCGCCCATTCGCTTTTTGCCGAACGCTCAAGCTCACCCGCGCCGCGTAGCGGCGTCGGGTGGAGCGCTTGGTTGGGTATGATTTTGGATATGCACCGCTTCCGCATGCAACTTCAAACCCAGCGCTGCCATCACTTTTAGGATGGTATCGAACCCGGGAGTTCGTTCGCCCGAGAGAGCCTTGTACAGGCTTTCACGCGACACGCCTGCATCGCGCGCGACTTGCGACATACCTTTCGCACGGGCAATGTCACCAAGTGCTTTTGCTATAAATGCGGCGTCACCATTTGCTTCCTCCAGGCAAGCTTCAAGATATGCAGCCATTTCTTCAGGGGTACGGAGATGCTCAGCAACATCGTAGCGGGAGGTTACTGTCTTTTTCATGAGTTGTCCCAAAGATTACGGGCAAGGCGTAGAGCAGTCTTGATGTCTCTTGACTGGCTGCTTTTGTCACCGCCGGCCAACAGGATCACCAGCTCACGTCCATGCTGTTTGTAGTACACCCGGTAACCGGGGCCATAATTGATTCGCAATTCAGAGACACCTTCGCCTACGGGCTCGGCGTCCCCCGCATTCCCAGCCGCCAACCGTTCAACTCTTGCAAGAATGCGGGCACGCGCGCGAATATCGCGCAGTCCGTCGAGCCACTTGGCATAAACGTCTGTTTTGCGAATCTCCATCGTACCCCCTCACTGTATCCACAAGGCCACACTTTGTCAATCGGCCCTTCGTGCCCAACGATTTAGCTAACCGGCCGACCGCTTGCGGTCGGTCCGAGTTGAGCGTTTTGTTAGACGTGAGGGTCTTTCGACAAAGCGACCGCTGACATATTTATGGAGAACGCTGGCAATGAGCGTCTGGTAGGGGACCCCTTCTTCCAGGGCGCGGGCCTGTATGTCTCTCAGGTCTGGCGAGGAAAGGCGAATGTTCACGCGGCGATCCTTGAGCGAGGTGGCCTGGGCCGCAGCCTTGAAATTCTCTTTATCCTCTTTGGTTGGCTTGGTCGAAAACAGTTCGCCGCTCTCATATGCCTGCAGAAGGTCTTTTTCGAACTTATCCATTTTTTTCATGGCTGTTACCTCCACCCAGATAGTTTCTAGTGGCCTTGCGGCTGGGGATGATGGTTTTAAGAAAGAAGAAGTCAGTTTCTTCGACGAACGGAACCAGATAAACGTACTCTCGTAGGCTGACGACCAGAATGCGTTGGCCGGGATATTTTGACGTGTTCGGGTGTTGCAGGATGTCGAGCAGACCGTCTTCCTCTATGGCCAACGTGACTTCCTCGAAGGAAACTCCGCGGTCATCTTTGAGGGTCTCGTTTTTCTCATGGTTCCAGCGAAAGGCTTTCATGGGACGAGTATACCGCGTTGTGTGCCTTTTGTCATCAGGCAATTGTGGGGGCGTCTAACGCCAGCCTTCACCGGCGGGGATGTAGCGCAGCGGAATCCCCGTCCGAGTGGAAGGCATTGTTAGGATTTTCTTCTCCCTCTGACGGCACCCAAAGCATGAGCTCTTCCAGGGGAGGGAACTTGGTCGGTAGTAGTCGCACATCGAAAGGCATATCCCCATCTACAAGCTGACAAAGGGGTGTGCTCATATACCCGTTTTGATCGCAATATCGAGCGACAATTTTGGTGTATCGCCGAAGAAGAAGTATCGATGGGAAGAAACCCTTGGATGTTGCCCACACCAGCATGTCTCGGCCCTGCTTTGAGCTATTACAACTGCGGCAAGCCCAGATTAGGTTATCCGCATCATCGGGCCCACCACGGATTCTCGGTATGAGGTGATCGACCGCCAAACTATCCTTCGCGCCGCAGTAATAACACGCCTGTGGCGCGGTCATCTTCAGCCGTTCATCGTCATATAACGACCGCATGGCAATCTTTCCGGACAGCAACCCATGGTAGGTTCTGTTGCGGATTATGTGGTGTATCCGTTGATATTTTTTGACCCCATCCTCCAGGGCTGAGTGCGCACGCGCAAGGTTCGCATACGACCACGATATCTGCTCTTGAACTGTTTCTGGTGTTGGTGTCGCCATTCTTCTCCTTAATCCTAACGGTTCATGATAACCGGCGGCGTGCGACCTTTGCACACCACCGAATTTTTTCGAGAAAGTCGGATAGCCCATTCCGTCCGGTTGATTTTATGGTTGTGCGCCTTGAATTGTCTTCTGAGTAACTTAACCCTGGTTCTTTTAAATTCAGGTTGTTACAAAGCGGCAATTTTGCCCTCGGTCGGAACAAGTTCGAATCCGAGGTGCTTGGCATTGCGCTTCAGGTTTTGTACGAGTCGCGACTGGTATCGCTCCTCGTAGTAGTCCTGGCCAAGGTCGATGTATGATGTTCGATTTTTGAGCATTTTGTAGACTATGGTCGCAATCTTTCGGGCGGTTGCCGTTATGGCCTTGGGTGCGCCCAACCTTGCCTTCATGCGGCGGAAGTAGCTGCCCAGGTAGCTCTTTGATCTGGTCAAGCTAAAGGCGGCCATGCGGAAAGCTTGCGCTGCCCGATTGGCGTTCTTTTGGGTGGCACTGCTCAGGACCTTACCGCCGCTAATCTTCGCTCCCGGAGCCAACGACATCCAGGAAGTGAAATGTTTATCGGTTTTCCAGCGGCTCATGTCTATGCCGATTTCAGCGATGATTTTCAGGGCAGAGGTGGTGTCGATTCCGTCAATTTCCGTCAGATCAACGCCGGATATGCGCATCAAAGCTTCATCGATGCTCGCTGGTGGCTTGTCGTCACCAGAATCGCCCTCGGTACCTATGGCATCGAAAGATTTGAGTTGGGCCAGTATTTGCCGGTCACACTCGTTTATCTTAGCCAGATAGAATTCGTACAGTTCTACAGCTTGCTGCAGGGAGAAGAGGTGTTCAGGCCGGAAATTGCCCTGCAAAGAGCGAGCGATGGTCTTCGCGTCGTTCTTGCAGCGATTATCCCGCAAGGCTGCCAATGTGTCGGGATCGCGCTCCCCCTCCAGGATCGCTTTGATGATGCGCATCCCGGTTGCTCCTGTGATGTTGCTGACAACGTTATGCAGTTGCAGATTCATCTGGGCCATCGCCTTTTGCATGTGCTGGATATGAGACCCGGAGATCTTGACCAGCGTCGCCCTTTGCCGGACATAGGCGCGAAGCGCACACACCTGATCTGCAGGACGAAACGCCCCGCGCAGAAGGCCATAGGTGTGCAACTGCTGCAACCACTGGCAGTCCAGGACGTCGCTCTTTCTACCAGGGACATTCTTGACATGCCGCGCGTTGACCAGCCTCACCTCGAAGCCGTGGCTTTCGAGAATCTCAAAGACCGGGATCCAGTAGATCCCAGTGGACTCCATGGCGACCGTGGTAACGCCACAGCAGAGAAGCCAATCGGCCAAACGCTCAAGGTCATCGGTGAAGGTGGAGAATTCGCGGACCGGTTCGGGATCTGCCCCCTCGGGGACCGCTACAAAATGACTCTTGGAGCCGACGTCAATTCCGGCAGCACAGGCGTTGAGATGCACCAGATGCTTCGGTAACCGCATAGGCTTTTTCTTGGATGTCTTCTTCTGCTTCATGACTACGGCCTCCTGGAGAAATAAGGCAGACCGAAAAGGGGAACTGTCGAATGCGGCTCTCTTCTGAACGGGATAGCAAAACGCTTCACCAATGACAAAATCGCCAGTTCCCGGACCATGCTATTCAACGGGCACAAAGGCACCAGTGATCAACGTCAACTATTTTTCCGGGTCAGCGACAATTAAAATTCCCGTTTCTTGAGAGCTGTTGACGACGGTGGCTGTTGGGACTTTTTGCCGCCGCCGCTTGCGGCTCTGCTAGATGTTTTGCTGCTGAAGCTCTCTGGCCTTTTTCTGGCTGTACCCGATGTCCGCTCTGGATACGTCATACAGGTAGACCGGGTGGTCGAAGCCCGACTTGATGAGCAACCCACCGTTACAGTCGGTGATCGCAGTGACGCAACCACTGCCGCAACGCAGAAACCGTGTCGTGTTCTCAGGTGTGAACTCCACCTCAAGCGTCTCCAGGCGGCCTTTCTGGGGGTTGTAGGCTAAGCATTTCATGGGGTTTGCTCCTAAAGGGTCTCTTGGTGTGGCTCAGTCAGGGCCTGCGCCTTTTGTGATTGCTCCAAACGGTAGCTGGGCATATTGAGCTCCAGAATCACGCTGTGGTGAACGAGTCGGTCAATGGCCGCCGCTGTGGTCATGGGATCCTTGAAGATCTGCTCCCATTTTGAGAAGGGCAGATTGCTGGTGAGCATGATGCTGCTACGCTCATAGCGATCCGCCAGCAGGGTGAAGAGGACCTCCATCTCCTCGCGGCTTTGCTGCACGTACCCGATGTCGTCGATGATCAGCGCCTCGTATTTTGCGTAGCGCTTGAGCACGCGGGCCAGCGTCAGATCCCTCTTGGCGATCAGAAGCTCCTGCACCAGCAGGTTACAGGGCATAAAGCGTATCTGCCGGCCCTGATAAATGAGCTCCTGGGCCACCGCGCACAGCAGATGGGTCTTGCCGCTGCCGGGATTGCCGAAGGCCAGGACGTTTTCCTTATGATCGAGAAACGTCGCCTTGAGCAGCTGGGTCAGCTGTGTATCGACCTTACGAGGCAATCGCTTGCGGTCAAACGCCTTGAGGTTTTTCTCCAGCGGCAGTTTCGAGTCCTTGAGCAGGCGCGCGGTCCTGGCGTTACGGCGCTCTTCGCGCTCGCGCTCGGCCAGCTCCAGCAGGTAGCTCTCGTACTCCCAGTTGTCCCGGCGCGCTGCGATTGCGCTCTCCTGATAGCAGCGCCGGATGGTGGGCAGGTGCAGTTCGGTCAGGTGGCGGTGCAGGCGGGCTGCTTTCTCCTTCTCAGATTGCATGGGCCAGCTCCTGCTGCCCGGACAATAGGCGATCGTAGCTGAGAAGGTCGACTGCGGCGACTCCGATCTCGGTCACAGGCGAGGCAATCTGCTGTGCGTGCACCAACTCCTCCACGGCCTGTGCCGTGACGGGTTGATGCCCGCACAGCTCGTCCAGGGCCGCAGCAACCGCCACTTCGCTCTCTTTGGCCGCCAGCGCCAGTATCTTGAGGTACTCGCGAGCGGCCACTTGCTGGGTGTGGCGCTCTTTGAGCTCGTCATAGGCGAGCCGGAAACAGCTGCCGGGAAACATCTCCTCGCGGTAGCGGTAATTCTCGAAGGCTCCAGGCTTTCGCTGCAGCTGATCGATGACGTGGCGGTAGTTGATAAGATGCCGGCACCTGCCGCGCAGGCGAGGCATCGAGTCCACGCGCTTCTGAGCGTAGAAAAGATCGAGATGGTCGGCAAAAAGCTCAACTTGTAGGCTCTCGCCGATCAGGCGGCTTTCGACGGAATAGGTGTTGTTGCTGACCCGGATGGTGCTTGCGCGACTGACCGTGACCTCAAGGCGCGTACAGCTCTCCAGCCGCCTTTGTGGCAGGTGGCGCAGTATGCGTTGCTCCTCCAGAAAACGCTCGCGGCGACCGCGGTTGAGCTTGGTGAAGAGCTCGCGCAAAAAGCGCCGGTACTCCTCGATGCTCTCGAAGTCGAAGCTGCCGCGCAGAAGGAGGGCCTGGCGAACCGCCCTCTTCAAACGGTAGTTGCTCTGCTCCACGTCGCCGTTCTCGTTGGGGCTGGCGGCCTGCGTCTTGCGACCACTCAGGTTGTAATGCCTGAGCAGAGCCTGATAGCGTTGGGTGAATTCTTCCTGGTGCAGGGCGTTGTGCACGGCCGCCGTCAGCCGGTCCGTCTGATGAGCCTGTGGCACGCCGCCGAGTTCCCACAACGCCGCCTGCAGCCCCTCGCTGAGGCTTTCGAAGCTCTCCGAGTAGCAGATGCTGCCGGTTTCCCAGTTGGAGTAGGTGAGCACGAAGTGATAGATGAGGTGGTCGAAGGGCTGTTTGGCGATGGTGATGCCGAGCTTGCCCATGTGCGTGTAATCGGACTGGGCCAGCTCGCCGGGGCGGTGCAGCTGAGGGAAGAACGTTTCCTTGGAGGGACCTTCCAGGGCCCGCCACCGCTTCACGCGACGCTGCAGGGTGCGCAGCTGGCCGTCTGAGAAGACGCCGGGAAAGCGGCGCTGGAGATCCTCGAAGAGGGTCTTGGCCTCCAGCCCCGGATTATCGGCAAGCTTCTCACGAATGTCCTCCCAATGGGCCTCAAAGGGGTCCGTTCTGGTTCGCCAGGTGTGCTCAACCTTGAGCTCGCTGGGTAGGTTGCCCGCCTTCACGTACTTGCGGGCGGTCTTTTCATCCATGCCGGCCTTGGCAGCGGCAACGCAGCCTGTGGTTTGCGTTTTCATCAGCTTGAATAACCTCCTTACTTGTTGATCGGTGACCATCCGCCATCCTTTCTTTAAAGATGGGCGGAAGCTTACAATCCCCTAAAAATTTCGGGAATTATAATTGTCGCCGGACGGGAGATTTAATTGTCGCTGATCACACCAGTGATAAATCGGCCTCCTCATTCCGGCTGCGACAGCAAACTTATCCGATTTGGAGGCGAACAACAAGTTACTCTACGACAAGACGCCGCTGCGCGGCGTGCATTGCTATTCTGGTTGCCTTTCCAAATACAGAACCATGACGAGGTCACTGCGACCCGCCTTTGCCGCTAGAGCCTTTACATGACCTTGCTCTTCATTTACATTTCGCACCCTGTAGTTGCCTACGTAGATCCATTCGTTAGATTCACGCTTTATGAAGACCGGTACGAATTGCTTCTGTGATGCGAATACCTTGGCATACCGGACGACGTTGACCCCTTCGCCGACCAGGATGACGTCTGGAATGCCCGGGTTCATACTCTCCTTCAGGCAGGCACAGACGACCTGGCCGTCCATATGCGGAAGATACTCTTGGATGCCGCCGCCGAGGATTCTGTTGATATCAGTTCTGGTGTACGAATTCCCCTTCTGCAATGTTTCCATGTCTACCTTTCTGCCTATCTTCCGGCCGCACAACGGTTGGGCTCAGCGTGTTTGCGGAACGCGTAGCGTGTAGCAAATCCGCTGGAGCCCTTTGTTATGCAGTGAACTTCTTCTCTATCACTCTAGCAACAAAGTTAGCTAAGGCACCAAGAGCAGCCTTAATTCCGTCCTGTTTGTATGCATCAATTGGATTACGTACACGCAGCGCCCCCGAGGGAGTAAGTTTTAACCCCTCTCTCGGCCTTCGATTATTAGGCGATGAAAATTGGATCAAGCCCTCTTCTTTGAGATGAGTAAATGCGTCATTTAAAGCTGACCTGCGACGGTTAGCCTCAGGGGTTATGTCCATCGAATCAAAAAAACCGATATTTCTGTCATCTAAAGTGATTTCCTCTGGGTATGACGCATCGAGTCTCTTGAGTATAATTTGCTTCGCTTCAATGAGTAATTTTCTTCCTGACATGGCAACTCTTTTATTTTGCATAACGAGCCTGTAGAAAAACGCATTTGACGGCAGCCAATTGTCCGCCAAGCGAATTCTTCCGAGACTCTGAAATTAGTTTTCTTCGGTTCTCCGGTTTCCCGGGATTTCCGCTTCAGGCCGTTAAAAATCGACTGTGGCAGGCCCCTTGGCACTTTTTACCGGGATTCCCCGTCTTTTCCCCCTACAACACCCATCCATACCGATGAATCTTGAAAATGTTGTGCACCATGGTCATGAGTTGCCACTGGCCGTTCAGGGTACACCTCAGGGTCGGACCAAGACAACTACCAGACATCCTTAATCTTTGTGTTCAAAAATAGGTGTTTTTCTCTACTATAGGCTGATTTTGGGCTGGGAAATCCTCGCCATAGCCCTCTTCGGACTCACGCAAAACGCTACAATCGCCGCTCGCGATGATGGCTCGGCTTTTTCCTCGTACACCAAGCAGACGTTGGGTTTTCAGGACAAACTCTTCACTTCCGACCGCAAGGCTTCTGGTCCAAGCCTCATTGCGCTGCAGGGCATTAGTCCGCAACGCTTCACTTATCCAAGAACCATGATGATCGGCCAGCGCTTGCAGAGTGTTCAGGCCGGCAGCGTCAACCAGCGCATCAAGATCAAGGAGCCGATTACGCCGCCGCTGTCCTTGAATTTCACGGTAACCGCCATGAACCCACTCTTGCGGATGACTGACGGCACCAGCGCGGACCATGTTCAGGTCGATGTACACCAGGCAGCGCAGTAAATGCTCACCGGATTCTATGACGGTGGCATGATAGCGATCTTCCCAGAAAGCGCCTTTGCGTTGCTTGCGCTGGTTATATTCCTGGCCTGTGCGGCCGGCGATCAGTTGCATGGCAGAAGGGATGCTGCCGGGGGGGCCATTGTCTTTCACCAGCAAGTGCACATGATTGCTGGTCACCGTGTAGTTGAGAAGGTTCAGGCCGAAGCGTTTGCGGGCCTCACCGAGCCAGAAAACAAAGCGGCTGCGGTCGCGGGCGAATTTAAGAAGGAATTCCTTTTTGTGACAACGATGGGTGATATGCCAGATGCAGCCTGGGATGTAATGCCGATTGGCTCTTGCCATGGGTTTTCCCCTCCCCGAAGGATTTCATGTCATTGCAGCTAAAGAGTTCCATTTTGACCTCAAAAATCGAGCCATAGTGGGATTTTTGGAGGTGTTTATTTAATTTTTTGACTTTATTTCAGATATTTACCTTGGTCCGACCCCACCTGGGTCCCACCTGCATAGTAATCAATGGCGAGTTGGAACTCCTTTTGGGCCTCTGGATGAAAGGAGTACTTCATCATGAAAAACGTTTCCAGACCTCACTAAAAACATCTTCTCCTGGTATCGGCTTCACGGCGCCAGATTTAATCTCGCCAAGTCTCCGCTTGGCCACTTCAGCCCACTTCTTATCGACTTCTGACTCAGGAGGGTTCAAACTCTTAAGAACGGTGTCAGCTACCCGCGCCCGCTCCTCCACGGGGAGAGACTCAATTTCTCGCAACAAATCTTCTGTTTTCATGTGTGCATCTCCACAAAGGATGAATTCGTGTATTCTCTCAGTTTACTACTGTATGGGCATCGGCACTTGCGCCCATTCGCTTTTTGCCGAACGCCAGCCTTCACCGGCGGGGATGTAGCGCAGCGGAATCCCCGTCCGAGTGCAAGGCATTGTTAGGATTTTCTTCTCCCTCTGACGGCACCCAAAGCATGAGCTCTTCCAGGGGAGGGAACTTGGTCGGTAGTAGTCGCACATCGAAAGGCATATCCCCATCTACAAGCTGACAAAGGGGTGTGCTCATATACCCGTTTTGATCGCAATATCGAGCGACAATTTTGGTGTATCGCCGAAGAAGAAGTATCGATGGGAAGAAGCCCTTGGATGTTGCCCACACCAGCATGTCTCGGCCCTGCTTTGAGCTATTACAACTGCGGCAAGCCCAGATTAGGTTATCCGCATCATCGGGCCCACCACGGATTCTCGGTATGAGGTGATCGACCGCCAAACTATCCTTCGCGCCGCAGTAATAACACGCCTGTGGCGCGGTCATCTTCAGCCGTTCGTCGTCATATAACGACCGCATGGCAATCTTTCCGGACAGCAACCCATGGTAGGTTCTGTTGCGGATTATGTGGTGTATCCGTTGATATTTTTTGACCCCATCCTCCAGGGCTGAGTGCGCACGCGCAAGGTTCGCATACGACCACGATATCTGCTCTTGAACTGTTTCTGGTGTTGGTGTCGCCATGCTTCTCCTTAATCCTAACGCTTCGCCTCAGCGGCGCCCGCCTTTAGCGCGTCCGCTGGAGGCGTTTGTTCAAGTAAGCCGCTTCGCGGCAGAAGTTCCTAAAATCAACACCTTCTCGCCTGCTCTCCCCCTCCTACCGTCTCATTTTTCCTAAAAAATACTTCCGTACCAGTCGATCATCTGCTTTTCATATCCACAAGCCGTCTTCCGCGGCGAAACCTCAACTGTGGAAAGGAGAACCATTATGATGACCGACTGGTACGAACAATCGATGCGGGCCCTACAGCTATCCGGCAAAGGCGACAAAACTCAGCAGATGTACACCCGCTCGGTGCGCAAATTGGTGGAGTTTTACGAGAAAACTCCCGATGCCATCACCGAGACCGAACTGCAGGACTACTTCCTCCATCGCATCAATATCGACGAGTGGTCTCCCGGCACCATGCGCATCTGCCATGCCGGGATCCGCTTCTTTTTTACCAACGTCCTCGATCGCTCATGGCGCACCTTTGAATACCTGCATGTCCAGAAGGAGCGACGCCTGCCGACTGTACTCAGCTGCGAGGAGGTGCAGCGCGTTCTGGCCTGCGTCTATGCCTTTCACAACCGCGTCTTTCTCACCACCGTCTACTCCTGCGGCCTGCGTCTGCAGGAGGCCCTGCATCTAGAAGTCTCCGACATCGACAAGCAGCGCATGATGATTCATGTTTATCGCGGCAAGGGGGCCAAGGACCGCTATGTGCCGCTACCGATGAGCACCTACAAGCTGTTGCGCAAATACTGGGCGACTCACCGTCATCCGCGCCTGCTCTTCCCGGCCCTGGGGCGCAACGGCAAGAATGCTCATAAATCTCAATCCCCCATGGCTGTCAGCAGCGTTCAGGGGGCCATGAAGAACGCCGTGCGCGAGGCGGGCATCCATAAAAAAGAGGTCAAGATCCACACCCTGCGCCACTCTTACGCGACCCATCTGCTTGAGGAGGGCGTCAACATCCGCGTCATCCAAAAGTATCTTGGCCATTCTTCCCTCGACACCACCCTGA
Protein-coding sequences here:
- a CDS encoding site-specific integrase, whose amino-acid sequence is MMTDWYEQSMRALQLSGKGDKTQQMYTRSVRKLVEFYEKTPDAITETELQDYFLHRINIDEWSPGTMRICHAGIRFFFTNVLDRSWRTFEYLHVQKERRLPTVLSCEEVQRVLACVYAFHNRVFLTTVYSCGLRLQEALHLEVSDIDKQRMMIHVYRGKGAKDRYVPLPMSTYKLLRKYWATHRHPRLLFPALGRNGKNAHKSQSPMAVSSVQGAMKNAVREAGIHKKEVKIHTLRHSYATHLLEEGVNIRVIQKYLGHSSLDTTLIYLHLTQKGNEDACALINTLMEGLFHG
- a CDS encoding HNH endonuclease codes for the protein MATPTPETVQEQISWSYANLARAHSALEDGVKKYQRIHHIIRNRTYHGLLSGKIAMRSLYDDERLKMTAPQACYYCGAKDSLAVDHLIPRIRGGPDDADNLIWACRSCNSSKQGRDMLVWATSKGFFPSILLLRRYTKIVARYCDQNGYMSTPLCQLVDGDMPFDVRLLPTKFPPLEELMLWVPSEGEENPNNALHSDGDSAALHPRR
- a CDS encoding addiction module protein yields the protein MKTEDLLREIESLPVEERARVADTVLKSLNPPESEVDKKWAEVAKRRLGEIKSGAVKPIPGEDVFSEVWKRFS
- the istA gene encoding IS21 family transposase is translated as MKTQTTGCVAAAKAGMDEKTARKYVKAGNLPSELKVEHTWRTRTDPFEAHWEDIREKLADNPGLEAKTLFEDLQRRFPGVFSDGQLRTLQRRVKRWRALEGPSKETFFPQLHRPGELAQSDYTHMGKLGITIAKQPFDHLIYHFVLTYSNWETGSICYSESFESLSEGLQAALWELGGVPQAHQTDRLTAAVHNALHQEEFTQRYQALLRHYNLSGRKTQAASPNENGDVEQSNYRLKRAVRQALLLRGSFDFESIEEYRRFLRELFTKLNRGRRERFLEEQRILRHLPQRRLESCTRLEVTVSRASTIRVSNNTYSVESRLIGESLQVELFADHLDLFYAQKRVDSMPRLRGRCRHLINYRHVIDQLQRKPGAFENYRYREEMFPGSCFRLAYDELKERHTQQVAAREYLKILALAAKESEVAVAAALDELCGHQPVTAQAVEELVHAQQIASPVTEIGVAAVDLLSYDRLLSGQQELAHAI
- a CDS encoding addiction module antidote protein: MKKTVTSRYDVAEHLRTPEEMAAYLEACLEEANGDAAFIAKALGDIARAKGMSQVARDAGVSRESLYKALSGERTPGFDTILKVMAALGLKLHAEAVHIQNHTQPSAPPDAATRRG
- a CDS encoding IS3 family transposase (programmed frameshift), giving the protein MSAKYSKEFKESIIARMLPPENVSVPDLVRETGIPKDTLYTWRSQYRNKQGPLSGSGRSSGQLNNEDKLAIIIETAPLGEFELGQYCRRKGLYPEQIAGWKRTFIQNESTATSKAERKQFRQQSRTIKALQSELSRKEKALAEAAALLVLEKKLPGAFGGSRGRKIDLQERQKVITLIEQACTAGARLEKACKVVGLSPRTVQRYRQEGQIKADGRKAAAVDRVPANRLSEMERAEILATANQPQYAHLPPGQIVPDLADKGCYLASESSFYRVLRSEEQLTPRGRAKTPTHKRPEPLQATAPNQLWSWDITYLPTTVRGLFFYLYLFIDLYSRKIVGWEVYAEESAEHASSIFRKTYLREGIAGQDLTLHSDNGSPMKGATMLGTLHKLGVATSFSRPSVSNDNAYSEAMFRTMKYHPGYPDKPFDDLEEARRWVAGFAHWYNEKHRHSALKFVTPAQRHRGEDQELLRQRAELYEAAKARRPERWSGNSRDWTRPEVVSLNPQKSTQMQAADKIKVA
- a CDS encoding IS110 family transposase, whose product is MRLPKHLVHLNACAAGIDVGSKSHFVAVPEGADPEPVREFSTFTDDLERLADWLLCCGVTTVAMESTGIYWIPVFEILESHGFEVRLVNARHVKNVPGRKSDVLDCQWLQQLHTYGLLRGAFRPADQVCALRAYVRQRATLVKISGSHIQHMQKAMAQMNLQLHNVVSNITGATGMRIIKAILEGERDPDTLAALRDNRCKNDAKTIARSLQGNFRPEHLFSLQQAVELYEFYLAKINECDRQILAQLKSFDAIGTEGDSGDDKPPASIDEALMRISGVDLTEIDGIDTTSALKIIAEIGIDMSRWKTDKHFTSWMSLAPGAKISGGKVLSSATQKNANRAAQAFRMAAFSLTRSKSYLGSYFRRMKARLGAPKAITATARKIATIVYKMLKNRTSYIDLGQDYYEERYQSRLVQNLKRNAKHLGFELVPTEGKIAAL
- a CDS encoding HNH endonuclease, with translation MGYPTFSKKFGGVQRSHAAGYHEPLGLRRRMATPTPETVQEQISWSYANLARAHSALEDGVKKYQRIHHIIRNRTYHGLLSGKIAMRSLYDDERLKMTAPQACYYCGAKDSLAVDHLIPRIRGGPDDADNLIWACRSCNSSKQGRDMLVWATSKGFFPSILLLRRYTKIVARYCDQNGYMSTPLCQLVDGDMPFDVRLLPTKFPPLEELMLWVPSEGEENPNNAFHSDGDSAALHPRR
- the istB gene encoding IS21-like element helper ATPase IstB: MQSEKEKAARLHRHLTELHLPTIRRCYQESAIAARRDNWEYESYLLELAEREREERRNARTARLLKDSKLPLEKNLKAFDRKRLPRKVDTQLTQLLKATFLDHKENVLAFGNPGSGKTHLLCAVAQELIYQGRQIRFMPCNLLVQELLIAKRDLTLARVLKRYAKYEALIIDDIGYVQQSREEMEVLFTLLADRYERSSIMLTSNLPFSKWEQIFKDPMTTAAAIDRLVHHSVILELNMPSYRLEQSQKAQALTEPHQETL
- a CDS encoding type II toxin-antitoxin system RelE/ParE family toxin, which gives rise to MEIRKTDVYAKWLDGLRDIRARARILARVERLAAGNAGDAEPVGEGVSELRINYGPGYRVYYKQHGRELVILLAGGDKSSQSRDIKTALRLARNLWDNS
- a CDS encoding BrnT family toxin; the encoded protein is MKAFRWNHEKNETLKDDRGVSFEEVTLAIEEDGLLDILQHPNTSKYPGQRILVVSLREYVYLVPFVEETDFFFLKTIIPSRKATRNYLGGGNSHEKNG
- a CDS encoding transposase, whose amino-acid sequence is MARANRHYIPGCIWHITHRCHKKEFLLKFARDRSRFVFWLGEARKRFGLNLLNYTVTSNHVHLLVKDNGPPGSIPSAMQLIAGRTGQEYNQRKQRKGAFWEDRYHATVIESGEHLLRCLVYIDLNMVRAGAVSHPQEWVHGGYREIQGQRRRNRLLDLDALVDAAGLNTLQALADHHGSWISEALRTNALQRNEAWTRSLAVGSEEFVLKTQRLLGVRGKSRAIIASGDCSVLRESEEGYGEDFPAQNQPIVEKNTYF